Genomic DNA from Brockia lithotrophica:
GCCTCCTGGCCGTTTCCCGCCACTCCGGCGATCCCGTAGATTTCTCCCGGACGCACCGCAAAGCTCAGCCCGGCGAGGGCTGACTTCCCACGCCGTACCTCCCGCACGTCGACCACCTCGAGTTCGGGCGTCCGTTCGAGCCCTTCCGTCCGCCCACGGGCGGCCTCCGGGAGACCCTCGGAAGCATGAGCCGCCGGGATCGATTCTCCCGCCGCCTCCGCCCGAAGGACGAACTCCGCCTCCGCCTTCTCCCCCACCATGGCGCGGGCGAGCTCTCGCTCCGTGACCTCTCCCCGCCGATACCGGCCGACCACGCGCCCGCGGCGGAGGACGACGATGCGGTCGGCCGCCGCAAGCACTTCCCGCAGCTTGTGCGTGATAAAGACGATCCCTTTCCCTTCCCGTACGAGGCGGGCAAAGACGTCGAGGAGCGCGTCCGCCTCCTGGGGGGTGAGCACCGCCGTCGGCTCGTCGAAGATGAGAACCTCCGCTCCGCGGTAGAGAACCTTGAGGATCTCCACGCGCTGGAGGAGACCTACGGGCAGATCGGCGGCACGGGCGTGGAGGTCGACGTAGAGGCCGTAGCGCTCCATGAGGGCTTCGAGCTCCTCTTCGGCCTTGCGCCGATCGAACCACCCGCGCGCGCTCGGCTCGCGGCCGAGGACGACGTTTTCCAACACGGTGAAGGCGTCCACGAGCTGAAAGTGCTGGTGGACCATGCCGATGCCCAGGCGGATCGCCTCGTCCGGTCCTTCCAGGCGGACGACCCGCCCGCGCACGCGAATTTCTCCGGAATCGGGGCGATAGAGGCCGTAGAGGACGTTCATGAGCGTCGTCTTGCCGGCGCCGTTTTCTCCCAGGAGGGCGAGGACCTCTCCGGGGTAGAGGGTCAGATCCACGGCGTCGTTTGCCACGAGGTCACCAAAGCGCTTCGTAATCCGCCGAAGCTCCACGAGAGGTTCTCCCACCTTCTCGAAAGACCCCACGACATCCTCCTCCCCGTCGCGGTTGGAGCGTACCACAAGGGCCCGCTAAAGGGCAGGAAAAGCGGGCGGGGCAGAGACGCCCCACCCGCCCTCCGCACGCTCAGGATTCCGGCGTCGTCGGGACGACGATCTCGCCCCTGACGATCTTTTCCTTGAACTCTTCTACCTTCTCAAG
This window encodes:
- a CDS encoding ABC transporter ATP-binding protein is translated as MGSFEKVGEPLVELRRITKRFGDLVANDAVDLTLYPGEVLALLGENGAGKTTLMNVLYGLYRPDSGEIRVRGRVVRLEGPDEAIRLGIGMVHQHFQLVDAFTVLENVVLGREPSARGWFDRRKAEEELEALMERYGLYVDLHARAADLPVGLLQRVEILKVLYRGAEVLIFDEPTAVLTPQEADALLDVFARLVREGKGIVFITHKLREVLAAADRIVVLRRGRVVGRYRRGEVTERELARAMVGEKAEAEFVLRAEAAGESIPAAHASEGLPEAARGRTEGLERTPELEVVDVREVRRGKSALAGLSFAVRPGEIYGIAGVAGNGQEALVEALLGLRRVAGSIRLAGEDVTSLPPRARLDRGLGVVPEDRHRHGLVLEFTLWENLILNRFHEERFQRAGFLRLGEAVRYAREALAKNEVIPEYPFARARSLSGGNQQKLILAREFGRHLRVLVAAQPTRGLDVGAIAYVHRRLRELSAQGVAVLLISYELDEIFALAHRFGVLYEGRIVGEFTPATADREDVGLLMAGRRKTATTEGVVEGA